The genomic segment TGATCTTTTCCAGCTTCTCGAGCAGGGCCATGGACAGCTCCGGGAGGTTTGGCGACGGGCGATTATAGCGTAGGCGAAGCGGCAGGGCAACTAGATGCTCCAGATGGCCGGCGTCGTACCCCGGGCCTGTTGTTGCTTAAGCGGTCCGCCGTCGTTGCTGAAGGCGACGGCGTGGCCGAGATGGTAGGCCCGGGCGGTCAGCGCCATGGCGCAGGCGTCGAGGTGATCGCCGGACAGACCGCTGTGGTTTGAGATCGGCAACAGCTCGACCCGTTTCAGGATACCGCCGGGCGTCTTCTTTTTCTCCAGGGGGGCTCCGCCGCTCAATCTGCCGAAGGTCAGCTCCGGATGGCCCTCGATAACCCGCCTGTGTCCGGCGGCGATACT from the Candidatus Coatesbacteria bacterium genome contains:
- a CDS encoding DUF429 domain-containing protein, with amino-acid sequence MYGRLADQRRQRGCDRHAKRVVSAELQSSFYAVPSSADVDEYLESGKVGQGHIRCLVPYIVAAESIAAGHRRVIEGHPELTFGRLSGGAPLEKKKTPGGILKRVELLPISNHSGLSGDHLDACAMALTARAYHLGHAVAFSNDGGPLKQQQARGTTPAIWSI